The following proteins are co-located in the Candidatus Tumulicola sp. genome:
- a CDS encoding alkaline phosphatase family protein has product MKFVFRALPVLILTACVAFQNGPSAAPGGSTRVPAAGSLAKSAFIKHVVIILQENRTPDDLFQALADEGADVRPWAIDAKGKRVKLIETSLATVYGLGHNHTSFVRDYDCGKLDGFDAGVQFKYHLHPFSYAPLSEVQPYVDMARQYAFADHMFETQQAGSFPAHQYIVSGAANAEPKSADFVAGDPFDPKNGRAAPAGCDAATASAVNTIDPKDGSAGPTPPPCFNRPALSDLLDYKGVSWRYYQNGLGVGLWHAFDAIRHVRFGPDYQYVVTPPETIMNDVQNGQLPGMSWVMPADSKHSDHPGNDSNEGPSWVAAVVNAIGNSPYWNSTAILLTWDDWGGLYDHVVPPMENNWYELGFRVPLVIISPYSKHGYVSHVQHEFGSLLAFSEETFGIRKGALRATDVRSDDLSDAFDFKQTPTPFVTISAPPFVPSQDPPAIRNAEDPEDDNGVVPDTPSCMTVGRRR; this is encoded by the coding sequence ATGAAGTTCGTTTTCCGCGCGCTGCCGGTGCTGATCTTGACAGCTTGCGTCGCCTTTCAGAACGGCCCGAGTGCCGCGCCCGGCGGCTCGACCAGAGTGCCGGCCGCCGGTAGCCTTGCGAAGTCGGCGTTCATCAAGCACGTCGTTATTATTCTGCAAGAGAACCGGACGCCGGACGACCTGTTTCAAGCGCTCGCCGACGAGGGCGCGGACGTACGCCCGTGGGCAATCGACGCAAAGGGCAAGCGAGTGAAGCTGATCGAGACGTCGTTAGCAACCGTATACGGTCTGGGGCACAATCACACGTCCTTCGTCCGCGACTACGATTGCGGCAAACTCGACGGCTTCGATGCGGGCGTGCAATTCAAGTATCACTTGCACCCCTTCTCGTACGCGCCATTGTCGGAGGTGCAGCCGTACGTTGATATGGCGCGCCAGTACGCGTTTGCCGACCATATGTTCGAAACCCAACAAGCCGGCAGCTTTCCAGCGCATCAGTACATCGTGAGCGGAGCCGCCAACGCCGAACCAAAGTCCGCAGACTTCGTAGCAGGCGACCCGTTCGATCCAAAGAACGGGCGCGCAGCACCGGCCGGCTGCGACGCAGCGACGGCTTCGGCAGTTAACACGATCGACCCGAAGGACGGCAGCGCCGGCCCCACGCCGCCTCCGTGTTTTAATCGCCCGGCACTGTCGGACTTGCTGGATTACAAAGGCGTGTCGTGGCGTTACTATCAGAATGGCTTAGGTGTCGGACTGTGGCACGCGTTCGACGCGATCCGGCACGTCCGTTTCGGACCGGACTATCAGTACGTCGTGACGCCCCCCGAGACGATTATGAACGACGTGCAGAACGGCCAGCTGCCCGGCATGTCGTGGGTGATGCCCGCCGACAGCAAACATTCGGATCATCCGGGAAACGACAGCAACGAAGGTCCGTCGTGGGTTGCAGCGGTGGTGAACGCGATCGGTAACAGCCCCTATTGGAACAGTACTGCGATTCTCCTGACGTGGGACGACTGGGGCGGTTTGTACGATCACGTGGTGCCGCCAATGGAAAATAACTGGTACGAGCTCGGCTTCCGCGTTCCGCTGGTCATTATCTCGCCCTACTCGAAGCACGGTTACGTTTCGCACGTGCAGCATGAGTTTGGCAGCTTGCTCGCGTTCTCGGAAGAAACGTTCGGCATCCGTAAGGGCGCACTGCGCGCCACCGACGTCCGCTCGGACGATTTGAGCGACGCGTTCGATTTCAAGCAAACGCCGACGCCGTTCGTGACGATCAGTGCGCCGCCGTTCGTGCCCTCACAGGATCCGCCGGCGATTCGTAACGCCGAAGACCCGGAGGACGATAACGGCGTAGTGCCCGACACACCAAGTTGCATGACCGTGGGGCGGCGGCGATGA
- a CDS encoding cation:proton antiporter: MLSSAVASFTILLAVALVLSIAAERLRLPPAVVLTGGGAIAGALWHPALPFAFGPALLFAFLPPLIFEAAWTIDVRALRRHVAAIAFLAIPGTVAGALTVAAVLVWTGLLPWSAALILGAIVCATDPVAVTAIFRRLNVRPETRAIVEAESIGNDGVAVVLYGVGLTLAAGGGIAWYHAVGHGTIAIVMGTIVGAICAVPLWLGLAATQASEYEVAGTVALAFASYLIATAFGWSGIFASASAAIALRVLLRGRPHMQHLERVAGFWHAAAYMTNAVVFLATGLSISLVRIADAPVLAIVVLATMALVRVVLAIVAVRDRGQSAVVFAAGVRGALPLALALALPTTLAHRDSIIDAVFAAVIVTLVLQGGVLRLVLARFAR; the protein is encoded by the coding sequence ATGCTCTCTTCTGCCGTAGCGTCGTTCACGATTTTGCTTGCCGTGGCGCTTGTGCTGTCGATTGCCGCGGAACGCTTGCGTTTGCCTCCGGCCGTGGTGCTGACAGGCGGCGGCGCGATCGCGGGCGCGCTCTGGCACCCGGCACTGCCCTTCGCATTCGGACCGGCCCTGCTCTTTGCGTTTCTACCGCCGCTGATCTTCGAGGCGGCTTGGACCATCGACGTTCGCGCATTGCGGCGGCACGTCGCCGCCATCGCATTTTTGGCCATCCCAGGAACCGTCGCTGGTGCCTTGACGGTCGCAGCGGTGTTGGTGTGGACCGGTCTGCTGCCGTGGTCTGCGGCGTTAATACTTGGAGCGATCGTCTGCGCAACCGATCCGGTCGCCGTAACCGCAATCTTTCGGCGCCTGAACGTACGTCCCGAGACACGCGCGATCGTCGAGGCCGAGTCGATCGGCAACGATGGCGTCGCGGTCGTGCTGTACGGGGTCGGTCTTACGCTGGCTGCCGGAGGTGGGATCGCGTGGTATCACGCGGTTGGGCACGGCACGATCGCAATCGTAATGGGAACGATCGTCGGCGCCATTTGCGCTGTTCCGTTATGGCTCGGACTGGCCGCAACGCAGGCGTCGGAATATGAGGTGGCAGGAACCGTCGCGCTGGCATTCGCGTCCTACCTGATCGCGACGGCATTCGGGTGGTCCGGAATCTTCGCAAGTGCGTCGGCCGCAATCGCCCTGCGCGTATTGTTGCGCGGGCGCCCGCATATGCAACATCTCGAGCGTGTCGCCGGCTTTTGGCACGCCGCCGCGTACATGACGAATGCCGTCGTGTTTCTTGCGACCGGGTTGTCGATCTCGCTGGTACGCATCGCGGACGCGCCAGTGCTGGCGATCGTCGTGCTGGCGACGATGGCGCTCGTCCGTGTCGTTCTCGCAATCGTTGCCGTGCGCGACCGCGGACAATCCGCGGTTGTCTTCGCCGCGGGCGTCCGCGGCGCGTTGCCGCTCGCGCTGGCGCTGGCCTTGCCCACAACGCTCGCGCATCGCGACAGTATTATCGACGCCGTGTTTGCGGCCGTGATCGTGACGCTCGTGCTACAAGGTGGAGTGTTACGCTTGGTACTAGCTCGCTTTGCTCGATGA
- a CDS encoding CheR family methyltransferase, whose protein sequence is MASTGDSDESYIVVIGASAGGIDAISRLVEALPLDFPAPIVVAQHADPHTPSRLPEILQRQTQLQVVSLSERAETLTAGSLYLCASGQHLAIRGNEVIASVRHDGHPVPSIDMLFASASESYGDRTVAIILSGMGTDGVAGVRAVKERGGTVLVQEPESAAFPALPSAIPPDHIDYTAMVESLAPLLINLTAGPRDGDVTDPDVLHAFLNQLRGRTGIDFRQYKMPTIVRRLTRLMATSGSETLRDYLRHLAAHPEAYQRLVSTFLIKVTEFFRDPALFAQLRETILPELIANARKNHSELRLWSAGCATGEEAYSVAIALAELLGDDVETMPIRIFATDLDSEAIAFARRGIYPAGAVNEMPAALVAKYFVRVDDAYQIKKRIRNLTVFGEYDLGQRAPFPRIDLVLCRNVLIYFTKELQQRTLQLFAFSLRPDGYLILGKSETANPLPRYFTTVQAALKIFQRQGERLLIPAPAMADGSIARDRPAPRRVATTLDSPRRNAGETAPPRWSLVDRLGAFLFESAFGVVVVDRNYDIATINQAARSMLGIHGQGIGEDLVHSANVPSSDIKGALDAAFRNETTGSQRQIEITDLLSGAIRYLHIACFPDRTSEREGRVENLFVLVTETTENAIRLQSLETRNIENEAGLGRLEAHTSELQGRQKLLIEANDELTTANADLRSANEHLLISAEEAEAAAEEVETLNEEMQATSEELETLNEELQATVEELNTTNEELGARSNELEISVREREVELRTTRETLATLRAAVIRTPLALCFVDDSHTVTVASERYIALSRRNESKLPAAGERWKHPPASLDLEDDTGAVRSYVVETVRLGGGGVDLIVTLIPRSA, encoded by the coding sequence ATGGCTTCGACGGGCGATTCGGACGAGTCCTATATCGTCGTTATCGGTGCATCGGCCGGGGGAATCGACGCCATCTCGCGATTAGTCGAGGCGCTTCCCCTCGACTTTCCAGCTCCGATCGTGGTCGCGCAACACGCCGATCCGCATACGCCCAGCCGTTTGCCCGAAATTTTGCAACGACAGACGCAACTGCAGGTCGTGTCGCTATCGGAACGGGCTGAGACGTTAACGGCGGGATCGCTCTACTTATGCGCCTCGGGCCAGCACCTGGCGATTCGAGGCAACGAGGTGATCGCGAGCGTGCGTCACGACGGGCACCCGGTGCCGTCCATCGACATGCTATTCGCGAGCGCGTCGGAAAGCTACGGCGATCGGACGGTCGCAATCATCTTATCGGGTATGGGAACCGACGGCGTCGCCGGCGTGCGTGCGGTGAAAGAGCGCGGCGGCACGGTACTCGTGCAAGAACCCGAATCCGCCGCGTTTCCGGCATTGCCGTCGGCGATTCCGCCGGACCATATCGATTACACCGCAATGGTCGAATCGTTGGCCCCGCTGCTGATAAATCTCACCGCGGGTCCGCGCGACGGCGATGTGACCGATCCCGATGTCTTACATGCATTTCTCAATCAACTCCGCGGACGAACCGGCATCGACTTCCGACAATACAAGATGCCGACGATCGTACGGCGGCTGACGCGATTGATGGCGACGTCGGGAAGCGAAACGCTGCGCGACTACTTGCGGCATCTGGCGGCACATCCAGAGGCCTACCAGCGACTCGTTAGCACCTTTTTGATCAAGGTCACCGAGTTCTTTCGCGATCCCGCTCTGTTCGCGCAGCTTCGCGAAACGATCCTGCCCGAGCTCATCGCGAACGCGCGCAAGAACCACAGCGAATTACGCCTGTGGTCGGCCGGATGCGCGACCGGCGAGGAAGCCTATTCGGTGGCGATCGCCCTGGCCGAACTGTTAGGCGACGACGTCGAAACGATGCCGATACGCATTTTCGCGACCGATCTCGACAGCGAGGCAATTGCATTTGCGCGCCGCGGCATCTACCCAGCCGGCGCGGTAAATGAAATGCCGGCGGCGCTGGTCGCAAAATATTTCGTGCGGGTCGACGACGCCTATCAAATCAAGAAACGCATCCGCAACCTCACCGTGTTTGGTGAATACGATTTGGGGCAGCGCGCGCCGTTTCCGCGCATCGATTTGGTGCTGTGCCGCAACGTATTAATATACTTTACAAAAGAACTGCAGCAGCGCACGCTTCAACTGTTCGCGTTCTCATTGCGGCCGGATGGTTATCTGATCTTGGGCAAATCGGAAACCGCAAATCCGCTGCCGCGCTACTTCACCACGGTGCAGGCGGCACTCAAGATCTTCCAGCGGCAGGGTGAACGGTTGCTCATTCCTGCGCCGGCAATGGCGGATGGATCGATCGCCCGCGATCGACCGGCGCCTCGGCGCGTCGCGACCACGCTGGACTCGCCGCGCCGCAACGCAGGCGAAACCGCCCCGCCGCGCTGGTCCTTGGTCGATCGACTTGGTGCGTTTCTGTTCGAGTCGGCATTCGGTGTGGTTGTGGTCGACCGCAACTACGACATCGCTACGATCAATCAGGCCGCGCGCTCGATGCTGGGCATCCACGGCCAGGGCATCGGCGAAGACCTCGTCCACAGCGCTAACGTGCCGTCAAGCGACATCAAAGGCGCCCTCGATGCGGCTTTTCGCAACGAAACGACGGGCTCGCAACGACAAATCGAGATCACCGACTTGCTCAGCGGCGCGATCCGCTATCTACATATCGCATGTTTTCCGGATCGCACGTCGGAGCGCGAGGGCCGCGTCGAAAATTTGTTCGTGTTGGTGACCGAGACGACCGAAAACGCGATACGTCTGCAGTCGCTGGAAACGCGCAACATCGAAAACGAAGCCGGCCTCGGACGTTTGGAAGCGCATACTTCCGAGCTGCAAGGCCGGCAGAAATTGCTGATCGAGGCCAACGACGAGCTGACGACCGCGAATGCCGACTTGCGCAGCGCCAACGAGCATCTCCTGATCTCGGCCGAGGAAGCCGAAGCGGCCGCCGAAGAGGTCGAAACGCTCAACGAAGAGATGCAGGCGACCAGCGAAGAGCTGGAAACGCTCAACGAAGAGCTGCAGGCGACGGTCGAAGAACTCAACACCACCAACGAAGAGTTGGGCGCACGCTCCAACGAGCTAGAAATATCGGTGCGCGAACGGGAAGTTGAGTTGCGGACGACGCGCGAAACGCTGGCAACGCTGCGCGCTGCCGTCATTCGAACGCCGCTAGCGCTGTGCTTCGTCGACGACTCTCATACGGTGACGGTCGCATCCGAGCGCTACATCGCGCTGTCGCGGCGCAACGAATCGAAACTTCCAGCAGCCGGTGAGCGTTGGAAACATCCACCCGCATCGCTCGATTTGGAAGACGACACCGGCGCGGTTCGCTCCTACGTTGTCGAAACGGTGCGGCTGGGCGGGGGCGGCGTCGATCTGATCGTGACGCTCATACCGCGTTCGGCCTAA
- a CDS encoding choice-of-anchor tandem repeat GloVer-containing protein: MTRLRTLVGIVLSATILTACGGSGGALNPATNTVAAQTASHRASSSGYQQLYAFKGTPDGASPLAGLIAVKGKLYGTTLNGSKNYCSASCNNGCYLGCGTVYSVNESGREDVVYNFRGNLNSAEDGSWPFGPVTNVKGVMYGVTSSNGANSAGMIFSVTPSGKETNLYSFKGSTDAQGPEGGLTYDGGELYGTTVYGGGSGCGGAGCGTVYETTTAGAERVIYSFKGGTDGERDYSNVVALHGKLYGTTLFGGSGCGSTGCGTVYELTKNGKKKTLHTFAGTADGAYPNGLIAVKGVLYGTTEGGGPKNSGVIFSITTKGTENALYAFTDIPDGNQPDADLLYYNGKLYGTTNGGGTGGFGTVFEEPISGGSDTVLYSFAGGSDGSGPQSPVVDFQGELYGTTYLGGGTGCSGSGCGTIFKVSP; encoded by the coding sequence ATGACCCGTCTGCGCACTCTAGTTGGTATCGTTTTATCCGCGACGATTCTCACCGCATGCGGCGGCTCTGGTGGGGCGTTGAACCCAGCCACGAACACCGTAGCGGCACAAACAGCGTCGCATCGCGCGTCTTCTTCGGGTTATCAGCAGCTTTACGCGTTTAAAGGAACTCCCGACGGCGCCAGCCCGTTGGCCGGACTGATCGCGGTGAAGGGCAAGCTCTATGGCACGACGCTCAACGGATCAAAAAATTACTGCTCCGCAAGCTGTAACAATGGATGCTATCTCGGGTGCGGCACCGTGTATTCCGTCAACGAGAGCGGAAGAGAGGACGTCGTCTATAACTTTCGCGGCAATCTCAACAGCGCAGAGGACGGTTCGTGGCCGTTCGGGCCGGTAACGAACGTCAAAGGCGTCATGTACGGCGTCACGTCGAGCAACGGCGCGAACTCAGCCGGAATGATCTTTAGTGTCACACCGAGTGGCAAAGAAACGAACCTCTATAGCTTTAAGGGCAGCACGGACGCCCAAGGTCCTGAGGGTGGTTTAACCTACGATGGCGGCGAGCTGTACGGCACGACCGTGTACGGCGGCGGGAGTGGCTGTGGCGGCGCGGGATGCGGAACGGTCTACGAAACGACCACAGCCGGTGCCGAGCGCGTCATCTACAGTTTCAAGGGCGGTACCGACGGCGAGCGCGATTATTCAAACGTCGTTGCGCTGCATGGGAAGCTCTATGGCACGACGCTCTTTGGTGGTTCGGGTTGCGGCTCGACCGGTTGCGGTACGGTGTACGAACTGACCAAAAACGGTAAGAAGAAGACTCTCCATACGTTTGCCGGGACCGCCGACGGAGCGTATCCGAACGGCCTCATCGCGGTAAAAGGCGTTCTCTATGGCACGACGGAAGGCGGCGGTCCGAAGAATTCCGGCGTGATCTTCTCGATCACGACGAAGGGCACCGAGAACGCACTCTACGCATTCACCGACATCCCCGACGGTAATCAACCGGACGCGGATTTGCTGTATTACAACGGCAAACTCTACGGAACGACGAACGGCGGCGGAACGGGCGGCTTCGGAACGGTGTTCGAAGAGCCAATCTCCGGAGGAAGTGACACGGTGCTCTATAGCTTTGCCGGCGGTAGCGATGGAAGTGGCCCACAGTCGCCGGTTGTCGATTTTCAGGGCGAGTTGTACGGCACGACGTATCTCGGTGGTGGAACGGGTTGCAGCGGCAGCGGCTGCGGCACAATTTTCAAAGTCAGTCCGTAG
- a CDS encoding histidine kinase, producing MVRHVPIVNVKSTIVRWLGAATDVQDQHLALDAVEHQVENRTRERDSLCRRLLAADEGQRRSLARELHDQLGQQMTGVSIGLDRVQNLTELNEHPGGGGLARTRGRTTRSHHRNDQGRSLRYARAMRAELDDMGVQSAIQTYVREWVRVLSRRTKPESLKDLDCARAPKSSATSTRRGCSTNRAESLAARLPEGKHRCSLLP from the coding sequence ATGGTGCGGCACGTACCGATCGTCAACGTAAAAAGTACGATCGTTCGCTGGCTTGGAGCCGCGACCGACGTGCAGGACCAACACCTGGCACTAGACGCAGTCGAGCATCAGGTCGAGAACCGGACGCGCGAACGCGATTCGTTGTGCCGCCGGCTACTGGCGGCCGATGAAGGGCAGCGCCGATCGTTGGCTCGCGAGTTGCACGATCAACTGGGCCAACAAATGACGGGCGTGTCGATCGGATTGGATCGCGTGCAAAACCTGACCGAATTGAACGAACATCCCGGGGGCGGCGGCCTTGCACGAACGCGTGGGCGAACTACGCGATCTCACCACCGAAATGATCAAGGCCGTTCGCTGCGTTACGCTCGAGCTATGCGCGCCGAACTCGACGACATGGGCGTGCAGAGTGCGATTCAGACGTACGTTCGTGAGTGGGTCCGCGTACTGTCGAGACGTACAAAGCCCGAATCGCTGAAAGACTTGGACTGCGCGCGCGCTCCGAAATCGTCAGCTACGTCAACGCGTAGGGGCTGCTCAACTAACCGGGCAGAAAGCCTCGCGGCGCGCTTGCCCGAAGGTAAGCATCGATGCTCTCTTCTGCCGTAG
- a CDS encoding chemotaxis protein CheB has product MHAVIDRGFPAIVIGGSAGAIEALLQVVADFPADFPAAVFIATHVPPTSVSALPHLLSRAGALFATHAIDGAPIAPRRIVIAPPDHHLTLQDGVMRVLQGPTENNHRPSIDVLFRSAATAFGPSACGVLLSGTLDDGAAGMVAIRDAGGGTFVQDPDDAQFPDMPLNALRTGAVEGAFPARRLVAAIMEWMQRPVPAISHEPQLRDERVAGVPSVFTCPDCGGTLWELDDEAVLRFRCRTGHAYSGKSMLSAHERYLESALWAAVRALQERRDLLHRMIDRCKKNGDVAALRRLERQSVEVDRNLELVDSAMHGLVDPVPNPV; this is encoded by the coding sequence ATGCATGCTGTGATCGATCGCGGCTTCCCGGCTATCGTGATCGGCGGCTCGGCCGGAGCCATCGAAGCGCTGCTGCAAGTGGTAGCCGATTTTCCGGCCGACTTTCCGGCCGCGGTTTTTATCGCAACGCACGTGCCGCCCACGAGCGTTTCGGCTTTGCCGCATCTCTTGTCGCGTGCCGGCGCGCTGTTTGCAACACACGCGATCGACGGTGCGCCGATCGCGCCTCGACGCATCGTCATCGCGCCGCCCGACCATCACTTGACGTTACAAGACGGCGTGATGCGCGTGCTGCAAGGACCGACCGAAAACAATCATCGCCCGTCGATCGACGTGCTGTTTCGCAGCGCCGCTACCGCATTCGGACCTTCGGCTTGCGGCGTGTTGTTATCGGGTACGCTCGACGACGGCGCCGCGGGGATGGTCGCAATCCGCGATGCCGGCGGCGGTACGTTCGTGCAAGATCCCGATGACGCGCAATTTCCCGATATGCCGCTCAATGCGCTACGAACCGGCGCGGTGGAAGGCGCATTTCCCGCGCGCCGACTCGTTGCTGCGATTATGGAGTGGATGCAACGACCCGTTCCGGCAATCTCGCACGAGCCCCAGCTTCGCGACGAACGCGTCGCCGGCGTGCCATCGGTGTTTACGTGCCCGGATTGCGGCGGAACGCTGTGGGAACTCGATGATGAAGCAGTTCTGCGCTTCCGCTGCCGCACGGGACATGCGTACAGCGGGAAGTCGATGTTATCGGCGCACGAGCGGTACCTCGAATCGGCACTATGGGCAGCCGTTCGCGCGCTACAGGAACGTCGCGATCTGCTGCATCGGATGATCGATCGATGTAAGAAGAACGGCGACGTGGCGGCGTTGCGGCGTCTCGAGCGGCAATCCGTGGAGGTCGATCGCAACCTCGAGTTGGTCGACTCTGCGATGCACGGCTTGGTCGACCCGGTCCCTAACCCAGTGTAA